TTAAACAATAACTTAAAGAAATTTGGAAGCTCTGAGCGATCACTTCCCTTTAGTCCAAGATTCTTTGCTTCCAAGTGAACCATAATAAATACGCCACCAAAGTAAAGAATTGCAGGTAAAATTGCTGAAAGAACAATGGTGGAATACTTAATTCCAGTTGTCTCTGCCATCAAAAATGCTGCTGCTCCCATAATTGGTGGCATAATCTGTCCACCTGTTGAAGATGCGGCCTCAACTGCACCCGCAAACTCTGGGCGATATCCTGTCTTTTTCATCATTGGAATTGTGATACTTCCTGTGGTTACCGTATTGGCCACAGAGCTACCTGAAACCATTCCACAAAGAGCGGAGGAAATCACGGCCACCTTTGCAGGACCACCACTAGATGCACCTGCAATGGAGTTGGCAATCGAGATGAAGAAATCAGAAATACCCGATCGCTCCAAAAATGCACCAAAAATAATAAACATCACAATATAGGTGATGCAGGCAGAAATTGGAGTTCCAATGACACCTTCTGTGGTATAAAAGAGATTGTAGAGAATCTTTCTAAATGGAATTCCTGCAAATCCCGCATAGGCAAGAAAGGCTACTACTACAACAATAATCGGAATACCCACACTTCTTCTACAAGCCTCAAGTAGGATCAAAATACCAACAACGGCAACAATCATATCCATTTGATGAATTCGTCCTGCACTATTGATAATGCGGTTGGCATGAACTACAAAGTAAAAATAGCTGGCTGCACCAACAACTGCGAGCACCATATCATACCAAGGCATAAAATTGACTTTATTTAAGTGACTCTTCTTCGCTGGATAGACAAAGAAGGTTAGGAAAATGACACAGCCCACAAATAGCGTTCTTCCCACACGCACATCCCACATGGCAAACATATTCATATAAATGCCAAAGACAGAAAATGCAGCGAGCAAAATCAAGACAACCCATCTCAATTTTCCATCAAACACTCTGACATTTGACTCTTTATCATATTTTTTCATAATCTCATCGAGATTCTTCTCTACTTCCGTATTCATACTTCCTCCTTACTCGACAGAAAAGGTAACTTCTGCTCCCCGTCCACAGATGTCCCTCAAGCTATAGATCCTTTGATTCACTTTAAG
This region of Lachnospiraceae bacterium oral taxon 096 genomic DNA includes:
- a CDS encoding TRAP transporter permease, producing MNTEVEKNLDEIMKKYDKESNVRVFDGKLRWVVLILLAAFSVFGIYMNMFAMWDVRVGRTLFVGCVIFLTFFVYPAKKSHLNKVNFMPWYDMVLAVVGAASYFYFVVHANRIINSAGRIHQMDMIVAVVGILILLEACRRSVGIPIIVVVVAFLAYAGFAGIPFRKILYNLFYTTEGVIGTPISACITYIVMFIIFGAFLERSGISDFFISIANSIAGASSGGPAKVAVISSALCGMVSGSSVANTVTTGSITIPMMKKTGYRPEFAGAVEAASSTGGQIMPPIMGAAAFLMAETTGIKYSTIVLSAILPAILYFGGVFIMVHLEAKNLGLKGSDRSELPNFFKLLFKDGYLLLPLVALVAMIMNGFTMGRAALIATIVVIVISMFKKETRITPGKALDAMQAAARSVVSIAVACAVAGIIAGVVTMTGLGQTLISTITQVAGNNLLLALFFTMLSCIVLGMGIPTTATYVIMATTCAPILIDGMGVNLLAAHMFVFYFGIVADITPPVALAAYAGSAIAGSNPMKTGFEACKLAIAAFIVPYIFVMNPSMLLVGATPLTVVTIIISAVLGIFSVSMGVAGFYMTKLNPALRILSIVVGLAMLYPGIRSDIIGYVFFAAITIYQLVKSKRAQDAVNATV